One genomic region from Terriglobus aquaticus encodes:
- a CDS encoding DUF3565 domain-containing protein, with product MLQPITGFHQDEQSDWVAELACGHAQHVRHDPPWQLRPWVVTPEGRAPMLGRTLPCKLCDAAESGPLPPASGDARA from the coding sequence ATGCTCCAACCGATCACCGGTTTCCACCAGGACGAGCAGTCAGACTGGGTCGCCGAGCTCGCCTGCGGCCATGCCCAACACGTTCGCCACGATCCGCCCTGGCAGTTGCGCCCATGGGTCGTCACGCCGGAAGGCCGCGCCCCGATGCTGGGGCGAACACTTCCGTGCAAGCTGTGCGATGCGGCAGAAAGCGGACCGCTGCCACCCGCATCCGGCGACGCGCGAGCGTAA
- a CDS encoding vitamin K epoxide reductase family protein: MRLLRLLIALLAVGGAVVSVLALRVHLQDPGVAPPCAVDEHWDCGAVNHSRFAVFPPRSFDEDPNSKGHLPVAIAGIAGYVLIAALALFRCDFWAFEISQIGLFLALGLTFLEKYILQKWCIYCVWSQSIMAVIFLLSCINLYVGNRQRARAGLHLRSV, translated from the coding sequence ATGCGTTTGCTTCGTCTGTTGATTGCGCTGCTTGCCGTCGGCGGTGCGGTGGTCAGTGTACTGGCCCTTCGCGTTCACTTGCAGGATCCCGGGGTCGCTCCGCCGTGTGCGGTCGACGAGCATTGGGATTGCGGCGCCGTCAATCATTCCCGCTTCGCTGTCTTCCCGCCGCGCAGCTTTGACGAAGACCCGAACTCCAAGGGTCATCTGCCCGTGGCCATTGCAGGCATCGCCGGATACGTCCTCATCGCCGCGCTCGCGCTCTTCCGCTGCGACTTCTGGGCATTTGAGATCAGCCAAATCGGCCTTTTCCTCGCGCTCGGTCTCACGTTCCTGGAGAAATACATCCTCCAGAAATGGTGCATCTACTGCGTCTGGTCGCAGTCCATCATGGCCGTCATCTTTCTTCTGAGCTGCATCAATCTATACGTCGGCAATCGCCAGCGCGCCCGCGCCGGTCTGCACCTGCGCTCGGTCTAG
- the mqnC gene encoding cyclic dehypoxanthinyl futalosine synthase, with the protein MGITREQAIDCFRSDDLIGIGMEADAVRRRLHPDGVVSYIIDRNINYTNFCTEYCTFCAFYRPLKGKLAAEGYILDFETIFQKIAETEEMGGTGVLMQGGIHPDLKIDWFEALFTGIKQRFPKIWLHCLSASEILAIAEYSELDLRTTIARLRDAGLDSIPGGGAEILDDDVRKRIARLKCRTEDWVSVHRTAHELGMRTTATMMFGVGETMEQRVNHFEVVRRLQEETGGFTAFIPWSFQPNHTALGGRGWEEATSVEYLKTLAISRLYLDNIENVQSSWVTQGLKVLQMGLRFGGNDVGSVMLEENVVKAAGTANCTTEEELRRIIRDAGFKPVQRDTLYTTMFLN; encoded by the coding sequence ATGGGCATTACGCGTGAGCAAGCGATTGACTGCTTCCGGTCCGACGATCTGATCGGCATTGGCATGGAAGCCGATGCGGTTCGTCGCCGCCTGCACCCGGACGGCGTCGTCAGCTACATCATCGACCGCAACATCAACTACACCAACTTCTGCACGGAGTACTGCACCTTCTGCGCGTTCTACCGGCCGCTCAAGGGCAAGCTCGCCGCAGAGGGCTACATCCTCGACTTCGAGACAATCTTTCAGAAGATCGCCGAGACGGAGGAGATGGGCGGCACCGGCGTACTCATGCAGGGCGGCATTCACCCCGACCTGAAGATCGACTGGTTTGAGGCACTCTTCACCGGCATCAAGCAGCGGTTCCCGAAGATTTGGCTTCACTGCCTTTCCGCGAGCGAGATCCTTGCCATCGCGGAGTACTCCGAGCTCGATCTGCGCACCACCATCGCGCGCCTGCGTGATGCCGGCCTCGACTCGATCCCGGGCGGCGGCGCGGAGATCCTCGATGACGACGTTCGCAAGCGCATCGCTCGCCTGAAGTGCCGCACCGAGGACTGGGTCAGCGTGCACCGTACGGCGCACGAGCTCGGCATGCGCACAACCGCGACCATGATGTTTGGCGTAGGCGAGACGATGGAGCAGCGCGTGAACCACTTTGAGGTGGTGCGCCGCCTGCAGGAGGAAACCGGCGGCTTCACCGCATTCATCCCCTGGAGCTTCCAGCCCAACCACACCGCGCTCGGCGGCCGCGGCTGGGAAGAGGCGACCTCTGTCGAATACCTGAAGACGCTCGCGATTAGCAGGCTCTACCTGGACAACATCGAGAACGTCCAGAGCAGCTGGGTCACGCAGGGGCTCAAGGTCCTGCAGATGGGCCTGCGGTTCGGTGGGAACGATGTCGGCTCCGTCATGCTGGAAGAGAACGTGGTCAAAGCGGCGGGAACTGCCAACTGCACCACTGAAGAGGAACTGCGCCGCATCATCCGCGACGCCGGCTTCAAGCCCGTGCAGCGCGACACGCTCTACACGACCATGTTCCTGAACTAG
- a CDS encoding GH92 family glycosyl hydrolase produces the protein MASRLMAALAVVGAMAGQGAVAQGDGPSKWVDPYIGVDWGGNTFVGSTVPFGMVKLGPDMETFDGRKSGFGYSSYGRIEGFSHTHLSGAQGKYGNILLQPVVGPVKPGDLASARDGEQARVGYYRAHLQRYDVTAELTSSRRVGFHRYTFPKTDDAHLTVDVEHCLSRGSGKGWEDQHFVGGEVHVVSDHEVAGFGRYTGGWNRGGEYRVYFDLITDKKATAERTWTATTLTEAKNATVSTETPLGAVLDFSTRDGEVVQAKVGISYVSVDQARQNVQKEVPGWDFAAVQRATAAAWDKQLSVLKMGPATPDAQRRMLTTAIYHTMLMPVDRTGENPGWQSGEPYYDDYYATWDTFRSSGPWLTLVAPDRQRDLLRSLIDIYRHDGYMPDARSGNVNGRTQGGSNANVVVADAWVKGLAGIDYMTALQAMIHDAEVPPTDKQKEGRGGLQDYNSKGYVTLADERSGSRTMEYANDDFAIATVACGLGQKDVAAKYAARSKNFENLWDLSLKEEGFTGFLRPKNPDGTWGPPNTKVRGTWPDFFYEGDEWTYSLYAPHDVREIIRLAGGSQKFNDRLDWTFRRGHFDVTNEPGFLLPVLYDWSGRPDKSADIVQLLLEKYFTADRSGIPGNDDSGAMSSWLLFQSIGFYPVAGQDVYVFGTPALADVTLDVAPGKQLHIVSKGFDPSGEVHYIQSATLNGEPLNRAWFRHSEIVNGGTLELVMGTAPSDWGKTDPPPSMSDPGPGFCERVPRH, from the coding sequence ATGGCTTCCCGGTTGATGGCGGCGTTGGCCGTGGTGGGTGCGATGGCAGGGCAGGGCGCAGTTGCGCAGGGCGATGGACCCAGCAAGTGGGTTGATCCGTACATTGGCGTGGACTGGGGCGGAAACACCTTCGTGGGGTCCACGGTGCCGTTCGGCATGGTGAAGCTGGGACCCGATATGGAGACCTTCGATGGCCGGAAGTCGGGCTTCGGGTACAGCAGCTACGGCCGGATCGAGGGCTTCAGCCACACGCACCTGAGCGGAGCGCAGGGCAAGTACGGCAACATCCTGCTGCAGCCGGTAGTTGGCCCAGTGAAGCCGGGGGACCTGGCGAGCGCTCGCGATGGGGAGCAGGCGCGTGTGGGATATTACCGGGCGCACCTGCAGCGATATGACGTGACAGCGGAACTGACGTCGTCGCGGCGAGTCGGATTTCACCGCTATACCTTTCCAAAGACGGATGACGCGCACCTTACGGTGGACGTGGAGCACTGCCTGAGCCGAGGTAGCGGCAAGGGTTGGGAAGACCAACACTTCGTGGGTGGCGAGGTGCACGTGGTCAGCGACCACGAGGTTGCCGGGTTCGGCCGCTACACCGGCGGCTGGAACCGCGGTGGAGAGTACCGCGTGTACTTCGACCTGATCACGGACAAGAAAGCCACGGCTGAGCGCACATGGACTGCCACAACGCTCACCGAGGCGAAGAACGCCACCGTGTCGACCGAGACGCCGCTGGGAGCAGTGCTCGACTTCAGCACCCGCGACGGTGAAGTGGTGCAGGCAAAGGTTGGCATCTCTTATGTGAGCGTTGATCAGGCCCGGCAGAACGTGCAAAAAGAAGTGCCAGGCTGGGACTTTGCGGCGGTGCAGCGTGCGACCGCTGCGGCGTGGGACAAGCAGCTCTCCGTGCTGAAGATGGGGCCGGCGACGCCCGATGCACAGCGGCGCATGCTGACGACCGCGATCTATCACACCATGCTGATGCCGGTGGACCGTACGGGTGAGAACCCGGGTTGGCAGTCCGGCGAGCCCTATTACGACGACTACTACGCGACGTGGGACACGTTCCGGTCTTCCGGGCCCTGGCTGACACTGGTGGCGCCGGACCGGCAGCGTGACCTGCTGCGTTCGCTGATCGACATTTACCGGCACGACGGCTACATGCCCGACGCGCGTAGCGGCAATGTGAATGGGCGCACACAGGGTGGCAGCAACGCGAACGTGGTTGTTGCCGACGCTTGGGTGAAAGGGCTCGCAGGCATCGATTACATGACCGCGCTGCAGGCCATGATCCACGACGCGGAAGTGCCGCCCACGGACAAGCAGAAAGAGGGCCGTGGCGGTCTGCAGGATTACAACAGCAAGGGCTACGTGACGCTGGCGGATGAGAGGTCCGGGTCGCGCACGATGGAGTATGCGAACGACGATTTTGCAATCGCTACCGTCGCGTGCGGGCTGGGACAGAAGGACGTTGCCGCCAAGTATGCGGCACGGTCGAAGAACTTCGAGAATCTGTGGGACCTGTCGTTGAAGGAGGAGGGTTTCACCGGATTTTTGCGACCGAAGAACCCGGACGGAACCTGGGGTCCGCCAAACACCAAGGTGCGCGGCACGTGGCCCGACTTCTTCTACGAGGGTGATGAGTGGACGTACTCGCTCTACGCTCCGCACGACGTGCGCGAGATCATTCGACTCGCCGGTGGTTCGCAGAAGTTCAACGATCGCCTGGACTGGACTTTCCGGCGCGGTCACTTTGATGTGACTAACGAACCGGGCTTCCTGCTGCCAGTGCTGTACGACTGGAGCGGGCGGCCCGATAAGAGCGCTGACATCGTGCAGCTGCTGCTAGAGAAGTACTTTACCGCGGATCGCAGCGGTATACCGGGCAATGATGATTCGGGAGCCATGTCGAGCTGGCTGCTATTTCAGTCGATCGGTTTCTATCCCGTCGCGGGGCAGGATGTGTATGTGTTCGGTACGCCTGCGCTGGCCGATGTGACTCTCGACGTCGCGCCTGGAAAGCAGCTCCACATCGTCAGCAAGGGCTTCGATCCGAGCGGGGAAGTGCACTACATTCAGAGCGCGACGCTTAATGGAGAGCCGCTGAACCGGGCGTGGTTCCGCCACAGCGAGATCGTGAACGGCGGGACGTTGGAACTGGTGATGGGGACGGCGCCGAGTGATTGGGGCAAGACGGATCCGCCGCCGTCGATGAGTGATCCCGGACCGGGCTTTTGCGAGCGGGTTCCGCGGCACTAG